In Paenibacillus xylanilyticus, the genomic window TCACCTTCACTGCAGCCACATCCGTTGTTAAGCTGTCCACTTGAGAAAACACATTGAATTTCAATTTGCCAACGTTCACGTTGCCAAATACGGTGTCTCCCTTGAACAGAAAAATATGTACATTCGGCTTAATCACCGTTACTCGCTTGTTGCTGTTATCCCATCTGGCGATCCCCCCTGCTTCTCTCACAGGTACATAGGTCGTTCCATCGATCAGGTAACCTCCGTCAGCTGCTTCCTTGCCGTTGATGAGCACCCGAATCTTTTCGTTTACGGAATCCGCAAACAATAAAGACCCGCCGAGCAAGGAGAATACCGTGACACACAGCAATATTCTTTTCCATTTCATTCCGTCAATATTCCCTCCCCTGCTGCAAGCTGTTGTACATTTATACTGCAGGTTCAACAACAAAGTTGCGCTGTTTTTCATCATTTTTCATTTTTTATCCAGAAAATTTCCCATCCCTTGGAACAATCAAAAAGAGGCCCTTCTCCTTCGAGAACGCCTCTGTAGTATGGTTATTGTAAATGCGAGCTTATACGAATTATTTCTGGGAAACTTCAGCCTGAAAAGAGACTAGGAAGTCGTGTGCCGAGTCAGGATGCAAGGTACGCCTTTCCCTACGGCTCCTGCCGTCCGCATACGTGCAGCGTATTCCATGCCTCGTGTACAGGGTGTCTTGCATCGCTCGCACACATCTGAAGTGACCAATTTCATGGACACACGGAGTTTGTCACTCTTCAACGCTGGTGCTTTTTTACCTTTTGCCTTTGCCATCCCGGATTCCCCATTTCCGCAAGTGCTTACTAATGTAGTGCATCATATGGGGATTCGCCCGGTTTGGTGTCAATGCCGAATGATTATTCTTGCGAAATCGTTCGTTAGATAAAACCACCGTTTACACGCAGTGTCTGTCCGGTGACCCACTGCGATTCAGGGCTGACAAGAAAAGAGATAACACTTGCGATGTCTTCCGGTTCGCCCAAGCGACCAAATGCATTCATCTTGCGCAGCCCATCCAGCTGCTGTTCTGTCTTGCCCGCGGCAAACAGTTCCGTATTCACCGGACCAGGTGCCACTGCATTAATCGTAATCTGTTTGGAGCCGAATTCCTTCGCGAGTTGACGGGTAAATTGCTCCACTGCACCCTTGGTACCTGCGTACACGCTATATCCAGGAAACATCTGACCAACTACGGAGGTGGAAAAGTTCACGATTCGTCCGGCGTTCTCCATGGTTTTCAGGGCTTGCTGACAGGCAAAGAACGTTCCCTTCACATTAATTGCAAATTGCTGGTCAAACTCCTCCTCGGTAACGTCCGCCAAAGGTGTTGTTTTCATCACCCCTGCGTTGTTGATCAAAATATCCACTTTGCCCAGCTGCTTCACCGTTTCTGCGAATAAGTGCTCCACATGATTCTTTTGTGCCAGATCTGCGTGGATCGTGATCGCCCGGACACCCTTTTGACGAGCTAGTTCTGCCACTTCTTCTGCCTTGTCTGGACTGCTCGCATAGTTGATGACGACATCTGCGCCAAGATCGGCGAGCTGCAGGGCTATTGCCCGTCCAATTCCGCGTGATGAACCCGTGACGATGGCAACTTTACCTGATAAATTGGTCATGAGATTACTTCCTCCCTGAATTCAGATGAAATACACCTTGCTCAATCAGCAACCAAACCTGCTCGAATTCCTCATCAATGGTCTCACGATGCCATTCGTATGCATGTGCGGGATGATGGAAGCGAGCTGTTGCGTTTAGGATTCCTGCAGCAACCTTGTTCGGTTTCGGGAAACGGAGCTGCTGGTCCTGCTGTATAATCTCGGCGAGATGCTGTGTTAACTGCTCCACATGTCTGTAAATGAGTTCTGCCGATTCCTGTGTAACCTTGGCATACATATCAAATAACTCTGTGTCTGATTCTGCATAGTGCCGTTTAAGGTGATTTAAGGTTTTGATATATTTTTTGAGATGTTGTATTCCTTCTCCAGCTTCGGTCTGTACGCTTACGACCTTCGCGAGTGGAGCGATAATCTCATCTTCCAACCACTGTGCCGTTACACCTTCAAGTAGTTCCTTCTTGCTGGCATAATGCCTGTAAATGGTACCATGGCTGACTCCAAGCAATTTCGCTACATCTGTAACGGAGGTTTTGGCAGCACCAAACCGCCTGATGGTTTCCTGCGTGGCTGTAATAATCTGCTCTTTGGTTAAAAATTCAGAAATTTTATCTTTGCTCATATCCTTAAGATGGTTAAAACGAACCACCCACTGGTCACCTCCGTCGTAAATGTAGATTAACACAGATTTTAACAAATGACAAATATTGATTTTTGTCATTTGTCATTCTAGTGATATGTACTTTTTTCACACAGCAAAAAAGAGCCCAAGTAACGGACTCTTCATCTCACCCTCTATTATTTATTCAGAAAACATACTTGAACAGTAAGAATAGGACAACCAGAATCCCTCCAAGAATCAGCCAATTGCTGATTTCCCACCAAATGCCTTTACCTCCACCAGATATAAGTTCTTGTTCGCGCTCTTGATGACGCTGGCTGTGCGTTTCTGTCTCTGAGGCATGCGGTGGTTTGCTAAAATCCATCATATACATTCCCCTTTCCAGCAGAATTTCCGGCCTTCAAGTTCCATTATAACCCAGAATTGCATTAAAGGATGAATGATTCTCCCCCCATCGGTAGTGTCGTCTATTCAGCTGATAACTCATTCTCTGTAACCCACTTGTGATTTTTCACCGGATCTCCTCCGGTTGTCGGCGTGTAATCCACCATATACACGGTTGTCTGTTCAGCGGAATCAATGGTAGCGGTTGCCCCTTTCATACCGGTCATGTGGTCGGCGTTCAATACAACCTTTGTACCAACTTTATAGGGGGCATTATTATGATCCTTTATTTCCTCTTGGATCACCCACTTATGGTTCTTCACAGGCTCTCCCCCCGTTGTCGGTGTATACGTAACTGCATAAACGGTCGTTTCATAGGCTCCAACAATCGTGGCGGTTGCCCCTTTCATACCGGACATATGGTCGGCACTCATGATAACCTGGCTGCCAATCGGATATGTAGGATTCACCTTTTCCATAAGCCCTTGTGGCAGCTCTCCTGAATCCGAATGATGCATTTCTCCTGTAGTGGCTGTATGACTGTTATTGCTGTCTACGCTGCCATTGCTGCTATTCTGTTCCGTATTTTTACCGCAACCACTTACGATCAGACTTCCTGTGATCAGTAGAGATACCATCATCATTACGTACTTTTTCATGTCAACTCTCCTTTGAAATACGAATCTAGATACCTATAATATACCCCATGTGGGTATACTTCAACCTTCAACCTTCAACCTCCAAGCTTTACCCTTAGACCCGCATAATAAAAAAAACACCTTCAGCTCTGTCCTATCCCCTTTTTGCAATGGGCCATGGGACAGACATTTGAAGGTGTTCTTAGTTCATATTGATTATTACGCCATCTCCAGAGTTACATTTACATTGCCTTTGATTCCTTTGGAATATGGGCAATAGTCATGAGCAAGTTTGACAAATTTCTGTGCGGTCTCTTCATCCAAACCCTCGATTTTCACTTCCAGCTCGACTTCCAGCTTTACTCCGTTGTCCGAAGGATCTGTAACAAGCATTACCGTTGCAGATACGGTGCTTCGCTCAATCTCCACATTGTGTTTCTTCAATTGGAATTCCAAAGCAGAGTTAAAACATGCACTGTATCCTGCTGCAAACAGCTGCTCCGGATTCGTAGCCGTAGTCACTTTACCACCAAGCTCCGGCGGTGCAGCTACATCCAGCATAAATACGTTATCTGGTGATTGCACGATCCCTTGACGTCCACCTGTATTGATTACTGTCGTTTCATATAGAGTTTTCATTGTCATTTCTCCTCTTCATCATTTAATTTTATTTGATAAGTTAATCTTGCTTATTTATTGTTTACAATTAGATTGTAAACAATTTAATTGCTTTTGTAAACAATTTTTTTATTATAAAAAAAGAAGCCACCATTTTGGTATTATCCCCTTTTAGTAGACATGAGAAAAAAGACATCTGTTAAGATGAACTTAATCATGTAAACGAAGGGGATTTTTTCATG contains:
- a CDS encoding copper amine oxidase, encoding MKWKRILLCVTVFSLLGGSLLFADSVNEKIRVLINGKEAADGGYLIDGTTYVPVREAGGIARWDNSNKRVTVIKPNVHIFLFKGDTVFGNVNVGKLKFNVFSQVDSLTTDVAAVKVTITNPSGQVKDIQSQELKTQKDNFWFRTYDFTYDFSRAGKYQVGFHIKENANSNYVLVAEKIITALNE
- a CDS encoding SDR family oxidoreductase; the protein is MTNLSGKVAIVTGSSRGIGRAIALQLADLGADVVINYASSPDKAEEVAELARQKGVRAITIHADLAQKNHVEHLFAETVKQLGKVDILINNAGVMKTTPLADVTEEEFDQQFAINVKGTFFACQQALKTMENAGRIVNFSTSVVGQMFPGYSVYAGTKGAVEQFTRQLAKEFGSKQITINAVAPGPVNTELFAAGKTEQQLDGLRKMNAFGRLGEPEDIASVISFLVSPESQWVTGQTLRVNGGFI
- a CDS encoding TetR/AcrR family transcriptional regulator, which codes for MSKDKISEFLTKEQIITATQETIRRFGAAKTSVTDVAKLLGVSHGTIYRHYASKKELLEGVTAQWLEDEIIAPLAKVVSVQTEAGEGIQHLKKYIKTLNHLKRHYAESDTELFDMYAKVTQESAELIYRHVEQLTQHLAEIIQQDQQLRFPKPNKVAAGILNATARFHHPAHAYEWHRETIDEEFEQVWLLIEQGVFHLNSGRK
- a CDS encoding YdhK family protein; its protein translation is MKKYVMMMVSLLITGSLIVSGCGKNTEQNSSNGSVDSNNSHTATTGEMHHSDSGELPQGLMEKVNPTYPIGSQVIMSADHMSGMKGATATIVGAYETTVYAVTYTPTTGGEPVKNHKWVIQEEIKDHNNAPYKVGTKVVLNADHMTGMKGATATIDSAEQTTVYMVDYTPTTGGDPVKNHKWVTENELSAE
- a CDS encoding organic hydroperoxide resistance protein; its protein translation is MKTLYETTVINTGGRQGIVQSPDNVFMLDVAAPPELGGKVTTATNPEQLFAAGYSACFNSALEFQLKKHNVEIERSTVSATVMLVTDPSDNGVKLEVELEVKIEGLDEETAQKFVKLAHDYCPYSKGIKGNVNVTLEMA